The DNA window cctaaaccctgaaccctaaaccctgaaccctaaaccctgaaccctaaaccctaaaccctaaaccctgaaccctaaacccctaaaccctaaaccctgaaccctaaaccctgaaccctaaaccctgaaccctaaaccctaaaccctaaaccctgaaccctaaaccctgaaccctaaaccctaaaccctgaaccctaaaccctaaccctaaaccctgaaccctaaaccccTAACCCTAACCCTAAACCCCCCCCCCCCCCCCCCCCCCCCCCCCCCCCCCCCTAACCCTAACCCCCCCCCCTAACCCCCCCccccctaaaccctaaccCCCCCCCCCCCCCCCCTAAACCCctaaccctaaaccctgaaccctaaaccctaaaccctaaaccctgaaccctaaaccctaaaccctgaaccctaaaaCCTGAACCCTGAAAACCGGTACAACGcataacatataaaaaattattgtattagaaaaattcaaaacaatatatttttcatattctataatttttttacgcTGTTTTTCTTCCCTTACAATgattcatttaaataaaaaattttccatttaaataattatataaatttaatttttttttttatttttttttatatttttttttgaataattattaattatttatttttggataaatattaattttttattttgaataattattcattttttatatatgcctTTGGTACTCGTTTGCTCTTATTTTAAACATACTTATATAGCGTGTTTTTAccctttttaaattaatactTTACTTATCGAAtccaaaaatgaataaaagatatattacGATTGCTTTGACACTTTTAAGTCTCGCAGGATATATGCAAAATGTAGCATTTGCAAAAGAAACTGCTTCAGATGGTGCTGCCGAACCAGCAAACCAAACATCTGtgtatgaaaaaatgaaaatatatatacatattatataaatatgcatattcgCCAAGCGCATCCCTTCATAATcattaaatattcaaaatcccatcataaattcatttctttctttttttttacgcattaaaaataatctcCCTTTTaccaataatatttatatgcagATTTGATGAATACGACGACGATATGATATGTGAAAACTTAGAAGAAGCTTCAATAGCATTGAATCATGCAAAAGACTCATCAAAACTTTTACTAAAACTTGCTGAGAATATGGACGGTTACTCGATCAATCCTTCAGAAGATGAAAACATACCTATATATTCTAAGAAATTTGGAATTGTAGATATTGGAAGGATTCAGGTTACCATCCCATCTGCCTCTAAGGTATCAAATATCAAACAATATTtagcatataaaaataactttaaaataaataatcattattatatatatacatatcttttttttcattagtACGATGATGTAATAAATACTATCTGGGATTacaatgataaaaaaaaattggatgacacatttattattggtaaataaaaaataatcaataaatttaatatatggcTATCACTATTTACCCATCTTTCGATTTTCTATTCCTTgactattattttcattaatattttattatattcataatatttcatttatatgtgcaaaataattattttttaggaTATCTTGCTCGTGTATATGCCCCATTTTTAGTCATAATGGAGCACGGTAACATACATCAAACGGCTAGAACCCCCAGAAAAAGATTTGCTGTAGCCGcaaaaattaaagtaaGGAGGGTTTTCCCTATTATTCCTCTAAAAATactattattcatattattatacattaatttacacaatacatatatttttgtattcaCTAATTTTGTAGGTATCAAATGACACAACTGTAATTGTGTGTCCTACAAGaacaataaattttttcgGTGCTATCGTTAAAAAAACTAATTTAATCGAATTTTTCGAAATGACAAGACGAATCGAAACTGACATTAATGCCGATCAAGCATTAGTCAACTTGTGTTCTAACATAGCCggatttataattaaacaCCGCGACGATAGCGTTGAAGTTACTTATATAAACGCTGTAAGCAatctcaaaaaataataatataatcatttttttctcattttAACATTCATTTTAAGTGTCTTTCTCTATAtctcatatattttatgatattcacacacaaaatattgacatattttatatatttatccatttttttcgtaGATTTGTGAGTTTAGAAATTATAACAACAATAAAAGAGATAGAGatattacatatacaaatattctAAACTTAGCAAAAAACATCTGATCTAATAAACAACAATATCCCCCAAGTAAATATCTTTCGACACTTTAATATTGggatacatatattaataaaattaaattgtctttatacataatgcttatttaaattaccatcacaaacattttttcgttttaaAAGTGATTATTTAACATGTAATTTTTCAGCtcttttcattaaaatatattgaatgtatttaattagtgattaaataaaataattaatcctataattcaattatattttctgtTTTATTACCCTTTATATCGATTCGATcactttttttacattaaaaatttttgtttcgtatttatattatttttattattgtcataaaacttaaattttattactaattaataatatatcaatatagaaatatcataaaatatatcgaTCACCATCCTCAAATTAATGTACctatcattttgttttatctttattatttatatttttccccTTAATGTTTGTCTATGAAATCCTTTACGGAACCCAAATAATCAatactaatataaatatcaaaCATTACAAATTCtgtcatttttaaaacttgtttcctatatatattttaaaaagtttcttaaattaataaatattatcaaattatacaaaattaaatgtaATGTGGTACTTAACCCTAACCCATATGTTGGTTCCATAAGGACAACCTTAACCCTGACCCACAACATAAcactatataaaaattatacaaaagttatataaaaaatatacaaaaagtatacaaaaatacaataaatatacacatatagctttatattttattgattatgttatttaaatattcttataAACTCTAAATTTATGTTCCAAATTATGGTCAAAAATTACTTACTTCCATATAGGCAATTCCTTAACTTATATCAAGCATTATTACTATTCCTGGAATAATACTACTCTTCGaatcatatataatgattaattttattctttatttgttttactttttctcttaaatattttctatgAAGCCGTTTATCAAATCCAAATAACGAAtactatataaaatgttaagAATCATATGATGTTTGTTAAagtttgcatatatttaatgaaaataatttttaatattatatttacaaattccttattatttaccTTATAAGCAATTCCCAAGAAAATTGGTACTGCAAATATTGATAAAACTGGAATTAATGTGTTTGCTATTGGTGattttaatgaaatatcTTCAGAATTTTGTCCATATGTATGTCCAGGACTTTCTAAAGATTTTTGTGCAGAGCCTTTTCCAGAACCTTCTAAAGATTTTTGTGAAGAAATTTTTGTTGGTTTTATCTGTGGAAGAGATGGAAGGTTTTTAGATTGACCATTACAGCATgtctttttaaaattatcataatcATTTGATAATGTAGACAATATTTGACTATATGAACTGCCTTCTATATGATTAGAATCGTCATTAAGTTCTTTAAAACTTTCAACAAATTTTTCAGCATCTTGCGAACATTTTGTGCAAtctgtatttttttctttatcctcattatgcatattacaTAAGATTTGTAATGcttcataaaatttaaatatagttttaatattcatattcatCAAATCTGGTTTTTTATCTATATGAtccttataatttttataagtttCATTACCagttatatgcataatatatttcgaattaatttttattttagtataaaaatcatttaatatggtgagttttatatttgaatatttatttaatttatatcctAGCCATAAAATAGCGTATTGAAAACGTCTTTCGCTTTCTAAATTTCTCCcattatcaaaattattaaatttttctaaCAATGATATAAAACCAGAGTTAACTATTTCGATATAGCCAATACATTGCCCCCCTTCTCCATTTACGTAGGTAGGGCAATAAGCGTTCAAtatcttattattttcaataaataCATCTTCTCCACTACTTTCCactttaattaatttatcgATGTCTTTAAATGCTTTACactatgaaaattttatggaaattaataaaatatgtattaacatatatgttactaaaatgaaaataaacatgAATTATAGGCGACTCAGCATATGAATCACATGTGAAtaccatattttatataaaaaaattatataccaCTTCCTTAGAcattataatgaaattcCGTTATAACTTGGAGATTATGTTGtatgttaatatttatatatattttatgaaatatgtTGTATTTACTTAAGCTTTTTACATAGTAATTATCTTTCGTTACacatattatacatattttatgacaAATAACTAATTAACTTAAATTGAGGGTTGCTTAATACACTTTtatcatatgtatatatgatgcattttatacaaaaaatacaattctTACTAACATTTGGTATaactatattataaaaaggaatataattttataattcatttaaagCATATTTCCTTGTATTGATGTTTTAACATAATAaaggaatatatttatatcttatGTTTTAATGATTGGCCTTATAAAACCTAAATAATGTATAActctaaaaaattaataattctaTTATTACTAGAATCcttaaaagtatataaatagtatttttttaaaatatattaaatatttatatacttgtttcttataatatataatatagttttatctaaaattataacattTGCAAATTAAGTTGAGTTATTTACATCTCTATACaaattacataaatttatattatttttatttaatatatataaattcgtaatatattttaatgagttgataacattatttttattcctatggatataaatttagaaatataCCTTATTGGGTAATTTTGTAATATCTTTTGACCATCTTTTCTACGGTTTAAAACACCAATTAGCACTGAACCAATACTATTGAGCTATTTATAAGCTTAAATATGTCTTtgaatgaaaattatttttaaaataatacttagtaaatattaaacatataacacataaataagtattgatgcaatttttaaaagcaTTATAGAAAGTTATGTGCAATTATGTTGTTATATTACA is part of the Plasmodium chabaudi chabaudi strain AS genome assembly, chromosome: 6 genome and encodes:
- a CDS encoding fam-a protein is translated as MNKRYITIALTLLSLAGYMQNVAFAKETASDGAAEPANQTSVFDEYDDDMICENLEEASIALNHAKDSSKLLLKLAENMDGYSINPSEDENIPIYSKKFGIVDIGRIQVTIPSASKYDDVINTIWDYNDKKKLDDTFIIGYLARVYAPFLVIMEHGNIHQTARTPRKRFAVAAKIKVSNDTTVIVCPTRTINFFGAIVKKTNLIEFFEMTRRIETDINADQALVNLCSNIAGFIIKHRDDSVEVTYINAICEFRNYNNNKRDRDITYTNILNLAKNI
- a CDS encoding CIR protein; translation: MSKEVCKAFKDIDKLIKVESSGEDVFIENNKILNAYCPTYVNGEGGQCIGYIEIVNSGFISLLEKFNNFDNGRNLESERRFQYAILWLGYKLNKYSNIKLTILNDFYTKIKINSKYIMHITGNETYKNYKDHIDKKPDLMNMNIKTIFKFYEALQILCNMHNEDKEKNTDCTKCSQDAEKFVESFKELNDDSNHIEGSSYSQILSTLSNDYDNFKKTCCNGQSKNLPSLPQIKPTKISSQKSLEGSGKGSAQKSLESPGHTYGQNSEDISLKSPIANTLIPVLSIFAVPIFLGIAYKYSLFGFDKRLHRKYLREKVKQIKNKINHYI